In Kwoniella dendrophila CBS 6074 chromosome 7, complete sequence, the following proteins share a genomic window:
- a CDS encoding ribosomal protein S21, translating to MAFLFRTTLRATASSSKSVLPSFININTSIRLNSTLPNTSESSSSSPSSSSNAPSTPPTSGQLFSNLSGTTGKRDLREGFSKLRFDPLINSSSLSQDNDEGDKIYGSNSNNNSSERENWWIKASRTSQDLGGYPTNQSTGRSILVTKNGEFLTAYKRLQGLLRQSNLKKELRLQEFHEKPSVKKRRLLSERHRRRFKEMVRAKVQQVVSMRNRG from the exons ATGGCATTCTTATTTCGAACGACTTTACGTGCAACAGCAAGTTCGTCAAAAAGTGtattaccttcttttatcaatatcaacacaTCAATACGTTTAAATTCTACTTTACCTAATACTtcagaatcttcatcttcatctccatcttcatcttccaatgCACCATCGACACCACCAACATCAGGTCAATTATTTTCGAATTTGAGTGGGACGACAGGAAAGAGGGATTTAAGAGAAGGATTTAGTAAATTAAGATTTGATCCTttaatcaattcttcttctctttctcaagacaatgatgaaggtgaCAAGATATATGgaagtaatagtaataataattcaaGTGAACGTGAAAATTGGTGGATAAAAGCTTCAAGAACATCTCAAGATCTAGGTGGATATCCAACTAATCAATCTACAGGAAGAAGTATTTTAGTTACTAAGAATGGTGAATTCTTAACTGCTTATAAAAGATTACAAGGTTTATTGAGacaatcaaatttgaaaaaagaattaagatTACAAGAATTTCATGAAAAACCTTCAGttaaaaaaagaagattattatctgaaagacatagaagaagatttaagGAAATG GTACGAGCTAAAGTACAACAAGTTGTATCGATGAGAAATAGAGGTTAG
- a CDS encoding GDP-mannose transporter 2 — translation MSGPRTPSISRPHTPNGLSPRGSYTNLAAALEASTPGSSTPGLMAEKERMRAEAEVREALLKAADGAEKAKKEEVGMPVGSPVWPILSYCVASIMMTVVNKFVVSGHQFTMTFLLLTIQSAVCVGCVWTVKRTGLISFRDFDMNDAKTWFPVSFLLVAVIYTGSKSLQFLSIPVYTIFKNLTIILIAYGEVLWFGGNVTGLTLVAFFLMVGSSIIAAWSDISTTLARLSAGVAVVDPISGVDVPLPTSVIGSLNAGYVWMFINCIASAAYVLFMRKRIKVTGFKDWDSMFYNNLLSIPVLLIFSLIVEDWGSASFARNFPEVGRTFLLSAIAFSGAVAVFISYSTAWCVRTCGSTTYSMVGALNKLPVAASGILFFGDPANMGNVSAIAVGGVAGVVYAVAKTNQAKIEKAKQTRPGDSKA, via the exons ATGTCCGGTCCTAGAACACCTAGTATATCTCGACCTCATACACCCAACGGATTATCCCCAAGAGGATCATACACCAATCTTGCTGCCGCCTTGGAAGCTTCAACACCCGGATCTTCAACACCTGGCCTTATGGctgaaaaggaaagaatgaGAGCCGAAGCTGAAGTCAGAGAAGCTTTATTGAAAGCGGCTGATGGTGCTGAGAAAGCCAAGAAGGAGGAAGTGGGTATGCCAGTAGGATCTCCAG TATGGCCTATTCTCAGTTATTGCGTAGCATCCATCATGATGACTGTGGTCAACAAATTCGTTGTATCTGGTCATCAATTCACCATGACATTCTTGC TTCTAACAATTCAATCAGCAGTCTGTGTAGGGTGTGTATGGACAGTCAAACGAACTGGTTTAATCAGCT TCCGAGATTTCGATATGAACGACGCCAAAACTTGGTTCCCTGTTTCTTTCCTCCTCGTAGCTGTTATTTATActggatcaaaatcattacaATTCTTATCCATTCCCGTTTATAC CATCTTCAAAAACTTGACTATCATTCTTATCGCTTATGGTGAAGTGCTTTGGTTTGGCGGAAACGTTACTGGTTTAACCTTAGTAGCCTTCTTCTTGATGGTTGGATCCTCCATTATCGCCGCATGGTCGGATATTTCTACAACGCTCGCTAGACTTTCAGCTGgtgttgctgttgttgatccAATCAGTGGAGTTGATGTGCCTCTTCCTACAAGTGTTATCGGTAGTCTCAACGCTGGTTACGTCTGGATGTTTATCAACTGTATTGCCTCTGCCGCTTAT GTATTATTCATGAGGAAACGAATCAAGGTTACAGGATTTAAAGATTGGGACTCTATGTTCTACAACAACCTACTCTCTATCCCTGTTTTActtattttctctttgattgTTGAGGATTGGGGATCCGCTTCATTTGCCAGAAATTT CCCGGAAGTTGGTAGAACCTTCTTGCTTTCCGCCATCGCATTCTCTGGGGCTGTCGCTGTCTTCATCTCCTACTCTACTGCTTGGTGTGTAAGGACCTGTGGGTCAACCACATACTCAATGGTTGGAGCGTTGAACAA ACTCCCTGTAGCAGCATCGGGTATATTGTTCTTTGGGGATCCAGCAAACATGGGAAACGTTTCTGCTATTGCTGTAGGAGGTGTAGCTGGTGTGGTCTACGCTGTAGCTAAAACcaatcaagctaaaataGAAAAGGCTAAACAAACTAGACCAGGAGATTCTAAAGCCTAA